DNA from Bifidobacteriaceae bacterium:
TTTGTTCTTGGTCGACGGGTTCGATTTGCGCCGACACGGCGTCCAGAAGGTCCCGCAACAATCGCGCCGCCTCGGGGCCCCCACGAGCCTCCGCCACCATGGTCGACTCCACCAGGGAGACCGCTGAGACGTGGACCTGGGCCACGCTGGCCCCCAGCACCATGTTGAAGTGTTCGGCGTCCTCTTCGCCGAACACAACCGCAATCAAGGCGGACGAATCCACGACCAGGCGCATGGCGGCCTACTCCGGCGCGCCGAATTGGTTGTAGCCCAGGATTTCGTCCGCGCTGCCACTGTCCAGAATTGCCAACGCCCGTCCGCGCGCTGAGATCGCCCCCAGTTTGGCGAACACGTCGCCGGACGCCTTCGCGGCTTGGACCCGCCGCAGACGTTCC
Protein-coding regions in this window:
- a CDS encoding type II toxin-antitoxin system VapB family antitoxin, with product MALNIKDPETDRLARELAGETKESITVATKIALEERLRRVQAAKASGDVFAKLGAISARGRALAILDSGSADEILGYNQFGAPE